aaggccaatattaatctcccactgtatttttatcagggagaatttatacaccccacaaaaaaaaatacagaaaaatgaaaaggctttctatggcccactatgtgagagagatggcacacacagggatggcactctagcagaaatgccaaattgccaatcttaatctcccaccaaaaaaaaaaaaaaaaaaaaaaacagggaatgtcctacaattactatctccctgcctgcagtaatctcagccaggtatggcaggcagctactatctccctgcctgcagtaatctcagccaggtatagcaggcagcaataaggagtggactgatgcacaaatgaaataaaaagtgtggacaaacaaaaaagatagctgtgcagaaaggaaggaacaagaggatttgtgctttgaaaaaagcagttggtttgcacagcggcgtacacacagcaatgcagctatcagggagccttctagggcagcccaatgagctacagcgctgaggggaaaaaaaaaaaaaaaaaacttccactgtccctgcacaccgagggtggtgttggacagtgcaaatcgctgcagcacaagcggttttgtggttaatggaccctgcctaacgctatccctgcttctgacaaagcggcagcaacctctccctaagctcagatcagcagcagtaagatggcggtcggcgggaacgcctctttatagcccctgtgacgttgcagacagcaagccaatcactgcaatgcccttctctaagatggtggggaccaggacctatgtcatcacgctgcccacactctgcgtttaccttcattggctgagaaatggcgcttttcgcgtcattgaaacgcgactttggggcgaaagtcgcgtaccgcatggccgaccccgcacaggggtcggatcgggtttcatgaaaccccgacttagccaaaagtcggcgacttttgaaaatgttcgacccgtttcgctcaaccctagtaacaataacagtgtttaaagggtaccgttgcaaaacatacaatgctgcattaaagtacaaagattttgtaagcaaacaaaaaatggtatttttacaagtgtaaaaagaaaattttttttacaccatttcatactgccagtcaactgatcctgcaggagacatgaagtagtctgcaaaactgtcccgcattctggagactgctactggactgcgaaaagtggggttttggtaatcccgtaaggtgctttcagaaacattatcctccagggaaacttgttcttttgataaaacaaaattgtgcaggacaacgcacgctttgaccacatcatcgacagtttcagtctgcagtttaattgcagttagcaggactctccatttggcagttaagatgccaaaagcacattccactactcttcgtgctctggttaagcggtaattgtaaatttttttcctctgggtcagtccactacttccaaagggtttcagcaagtgtggggaaagctggaaggcatcatctccaacacaaacaaatggtaatggtggactagtggtaccagggagaggtctagggggcggaaaatcaaatgtctctccatataaacggcgccccattggtgaatttttaaatatttgtgaatcatttgcgcgtccatacgcaccgatatcaacagcgatgaacttgcattgtgcatcggctatggccatcaacacaatagagaagtacttcttatagttataaaactgtgatccagagcctgaaggtttgacgatccgtatgtgctttccatcaactgctc
This region of Ranitomeya imitator isolate aRanImi1 chromosome 1, aRanImi1.pri, whole genome shotgun sequence genomic DNA includes:
- the LOC138658366 gene encoding uncharacterized protein, with translation MEGVLANIAKIYADFTFEANQLAVSVREREEQRLRILRQRRKRRLWIHPITAQRMTRGVYSTLYMELRENPQKFFNYVRMRAENFEFLLGYVEDCIRRRDTQMRFSISPAERLMVTIRFLATGESFSSLHFQYRLGISTISGIIRDTCRALWECLQVEYIPEPSQERWLEIAQNFHQICQFPNCVGAVDGKHIRIVKPSGSGSQFYNYKKYFSIVLMAIADAQCKFIAVDIGAYGRANDSQIFKNSPMGRRLYGETFDFPPPRPLPGTTSPPLPFVCVGDDAFQLSPHLLKPFGSSGLTQRKKIYNYRLTRARRVVECAFGILTAKWRVLLTAIKLQTETVDDVVKACVVLHNFVLSKEQVSLEDNVSESTLRDYQNPTFRSPVAVSRMRDSFADYFMSPAGSVDWQYEMV